The Candidatus Acidiferrales bacterium sequence GCCGGCCGGGAGGCCCTCCGCGAACGGGATTTCCGTCGAAAGGGACTGGCCATTTCGCTGATCACGATTCTGGTCGTGCTGTTCGGCCTGCGGATGAAGCTCCGCTCGATCGAAGCGCGCCAGGCAGCCCAGGCGGACGAGGCAAACAAGGATTCGTTGTAGAGGGAGAAAATAGAAAAGAGAAAACAGAAAATAGCTGTCCCCTATTTTCTGATTACTGTGTTTTGAAAAAGGAGGGAGCATGAGATTCCCCCACATGCTCGCTTTGCTCATCGCGCTCGCCGCTCCCGCTGTTCACGGCGATCGTTCAGGGCGAGCTGCGGCGGCTCCCCAGGTGTCGGGACAACAGCCAGCTCCACCTTCGCAAGCCAAGCCGGCGGTACCGCCCGCAATTCCGTCTGTCATTCCCCCCGAGGCCGCTCAAAAATCCAATCCCGTCAAAGCGACGCCGGAATCGGTGGAGGCGGGCAAACGGCTTTTCGTCAGCCAATGCGCCATGTGTCATGGCACGGAGGGCGATGGCAAAGGCGACTTGGCGGTGGAACTGAAATGGGAAGTGAAGGACTGGCGCAACCCGGAAGCGCTCAAGGACAAAACCGACGGCGCCCTCTTTTACCTGCTGACAGCGGGCAAGGGGCACATGCCCGGCCAGGAAAAGCGCATGACCGACACGCAAAAATGGAACCTGGTGAATTTTATCCGTTCGCTGGCAAAGGAAACCAAAAAGGAAGAAAAGAAGCCCGGGCAAGACCAACCCTGAGCCTCGCCCGTCACCTTCTTCCTCGCAGCCTCCACCCCGCCGCTGCCTGAAAATTTGCGGCCTCCTCCTTGAGATTTTCTTGACCTGGGCACGATTGTGTAGAAGACTTCGCCGATTCGAAGTTTCCTTTTGTCTCCGGAGGCACAACCATGGCGAAGGCATTTTCGCTGGCGTCTTGGAATGTCGAGCATTTCAAAGATGACCCCAACCGGGTCGGACGCGTCGTGGACTTCCTTCGGCGGCAGGATGCCGACGTCTTTACGCTCTACGAGGTGGAGGGCAAGACGGTATTCCAACAGTTGGTCAGCAAGCTCCCAGCCTACCAGTTCCACATCACCGAGGGGCCGCAGGTTCAGGAAATTCTGGTGGGTGTGCGGAGCGGCTTGACTGCGTTCTTCACTCAACGCCTCGAGTTCAAGTCCGGCAACTCCCTGCTGCGCCCGGGCGCTTTGCTGACCCTGCGCATCGACAGCGAGGATTACCCCATCCTGTTCCTGCACACCAAGAGCGGCTCAAAGCCGATCGGGCTCGGCATCCGTGACGATATGTTTGCCCATGCGTTCAAGTTGAAAAAGAAGCTTGACCAAGTTGCCGGCGGCCAGGGGAAGGCCAAGTTCCTCTTCCTCGGCGACCTGAACACGATGGGGATGGAATACCCCTTCCAGAAGGATATTTCACCCACGCTGGAATTGCAGAAGCTGGACAGAGAGGCAGCGAAGGCAAAGATGCGCCGGCTGACCAAGAATCGCGAGTACACGTGGTCTAACGGACCTCAGTCCAAAATGCCACCCGCCAACCTGGATCACGTAGTGGCCTCCGAGCAGTTGCGCTTGCGCCCGTTTGGGGGGAAGGATATCGAGGTGCGTGGCTGGCCCGCCGAAGCGACAGCCGAACGGCAGGCCGACTGGATTCGCAAATTCTCCGACCACGCCTTGCTCTTCCTGGAGGTGCAGAAGGGTTAGCACCGCCGCGTGTAGCCCGTGCCGTGAACGGCTCTGGGGGCGACTCAATCGAATCACGTCTGGCGGACAGTAGGTCTTACCAGGGAGAAATCCATGGATCGCCCACGGGATAGCACGGAGTACTCCTTTACAGCGGAGTTTTACGACCACATTGTGCCCTATCGGAATCGGCCCGATATCGCCTTCTTCGTGGAGAAGGCACAACAGGCGGGGGACACGGTGCTCGAACTTGGTTGTGGAACGGGACGCGTGCTGATTCCCATAGCAAGAGCAGGCATCAAGATTGTCGGCCTCGATCTCTCCCCGTTCATGCTGTCCGCTTGCCGGGAGAAGCTCGCGCGTGAGCCGGCGGAA is a genomic window containing:
- a CDS encoding endonuclease/exonuclease/phosphatase family protein; this translates as MAKAFSLASWNVEHFKDDPNRVGRVVDFLRRQDADVFTLYEVEGKTVFQQLVSKLPAYQFHITEGPQVQEILVGVRSGLTAFFTQRLEFKSGNSLLRPGALLTLRIDSEDYPILFLHTKSGSKPIGLGIRDDMFAHAFKLKKKLDQVAGGQGKAKFLFLGDLNTMGMEYPFQKDISPTLELQKLDREAAKAKMRRLTKNREYTWSNGPQSKMPPANLDHVVASEQLRLRPFGGKDIEVRGWPAEATAERQADWIRKFSDHALLFLEVQKG
- a CDS encoding c-type cytochrome is translated as MRFPHMLALLIALAAPAVHGDRSGRAAAAPQVSGQQPAPPSQAKPAVPPAIPSVIPPEAAQKSNPVKATPESVEAGKRLFVSQCAMCHGTEGDGKGDLAVELKWEVKDWRNPEALKDKTDGALFYLLTAGKGHMPGQEKRMTDTQKWNLVNFIRSLAKETKKEEKKPGQDQP